Proteins from a genomic interval of Diaphorobacter sp. HDW4A:
- a CDS encoding OB-fold domain-containing protein, giving the protein MAWNKPLPLPTAISAPYWDGLKAHDLRIQQCDKGHWLFFPRTHCPSCGSRNLAWKSVSGHGKLYTFTIARIPTMPEFTDEMPQALAVVELEEGVHINTTIVGAEPEQLKIGMSLRAVFDDRPGSITLLRFTPQNSTHPSVIPAEGAAAANDAAAAPAAAVIEVPKRKISAKDLDAMKSLVSTEYSPWSNEFVVSQEVINDFAKLSGDDYWIHTDPEMAKAKSPFGTTIAHGALVQVLASQLRIPLDFEVTDFTNIVNYGSDRLRFPAPVPSGCKIRARSRVKAVEQVRSGTQVTMEINIHVVGQDDRPSVINDLVMLYM; this is encoded by the coding sequence ATGGCATGGAACAAACCTCTTCCGCTGCCCACGGCGATTTCGGCACCGTACTGGGACGGCCTCAAGGCGCATGACCTGCGCATCCAGCAATGCGACAAGGGCCACTGGCTGTTCTTCCCGCGCACCCATTGCCCGAGCTGCGGCTCGCGCAACCTCGCATGGAAGAGCGTGTCCGGCCACGGCAAGCTCTACACCTTCACCATCGCGCGCATCCCCACGATGCCCGAATTCACCGATGAGATGCCCCAGGCCCTCGCCGTGGTCGAGCTGGAGGAGGGCGTGCACATCAACACGACCATCGTCGGCGCGGAACCCGAACAGCTGAAGATCGGCATGTCCCTGCGCGCGGTTTTTGACGACCGTCCGGGCTCGATCACGCTGCTGCGCTTCACTCCGCAGAACAGCACCCACCCGTCGGTCATTCCGGCGGAAGGCGCGGCTGCGGCCAACGACGCGGCGGCGGCTCCTGCCGCTGCAGTCATCGAAGTGCCCAAGCGCAAGATCTCGGCCAAGGATCTGGACGCGATGAAGTCACTGGTATCGACCGAATACAGCCCATGGTCCAACGAGTTCGTCGTCTCCCAAGAGGTGATCAACGACTTCGCCAAGCTCTCGGGCGACGACTACTGGATCCACACCGATCCTGAAATGGCCAAGGCCAAGAGCCCGTTCGGCACCACGATTGCTCACGGCGCACTGGTGCAGGTGCTGGCCAGCCAGTTGCGTATCCCGCTCGACTTCGAGGTGACCGATTTCACCAATATCGTGAACTACGGCTCGGATCGTCTGCGCTTTCCGGCGCCGGTACCAAGCGGCTGCAAGATCCGCGCACGTTCGCGGGTGAAGGCTGTGGAGCAGGTCAGGAGCGGTACTCAGGTGACCATGGAGATCAACATCCATGTGGTGGGGCAGGATGATCGGCCTTCGGTGATCAATGATCTCGTGATGTTGTATATGTGA
- the dmpG gene encoding 4-hydroxy-2-oxovalerate aldolase codes for MNLKGKKITVHDMTLRDGMHPKRHQMTLEQMKSVACGLDDAGVPLIEVTHGDGLGGSSVNYGFPAHTDEQYLSTVIPLMKNAKVSALLLPGIGTVDHLHMAHGLGVSTIRVATHCTEADVSEQHISLARKMEMDTVGFLMMAHMNSAEGLVTQAKLMEGFGANCIYITDSAGYMLPDDVKERISAVRAALKPETELGFHGHHNLAMGIANSLAAIEAGANRIDAAAAGLGAGAGNTPMEVLVAVCQRMGIETGVDVWKIQDVAEDLVVPLMDFPIRIDRDALTLGYAGVYGSFLLFAKRAEAKYGVPARELLLELGRRGMVGGQEDMIEDTAITLSRQRAEKVKIAA; via the coding sequence ATGAATCTCAAAGGCAAGAAGATCACCGTCCACGACATGACGCTGCGTGACGGCATGCACCCCAAGCGCCACCAGATGACGCTGGAGCAGATGAAGTCCGTCGCCTGCGGCCTGGACGACGCGGGCGTGCCGCTCATCGAAGTCACCCACGGCGACGGCCTCGGCGGCTCATCGGTCAACTACGGCTTTCCCGCGCACACCGACGAGCAATACCTCAGCACCGTGATCCCGCTGATGAAGAACGCCAAGGTCTCGGCCCTGCTGCTGCCCGGCATCGGCACCGTCGACCACCTGCACATGGCCCACGGCCTCGGCGTCAGCACCATCCGCGTGGCGACCCACTGCACCGAGGCCGATGTCTCCGAACAGCACATCTCGCTTGCCCGCAAGATGGAGATGGACACCGTAGGCTTTCTGATGATGGCCCACATGAACAGCGCCGAAGGCCTGGTCACGCAAGCCAAGCTGATGGAGGGCTTCGGCGCCAACTGCATCTACATCACCGACTCCGCCGGCTACATGCTGCCCGACGACGTGAAGGAACGCATCAGCGCCGTGCGCGCCGCGCTCAAGCCTGAGACCGAACTCGGTTTCCACGGCCACCACAACCTGGCCATGGGCATCGCCAACTCTCTCGCCGCCATTGAAGCGGGCGCCAACCGCATCGACGCAGCCGCCGCAGGCCTCGGCGCCGGTGCGGGCAACACTCCCATGGAGGTGCTGGTGGCCGTATGCCAGCGCATGGGCATCGAAACCGGTGTGGACGTCTGGAAGATCCAGGACGTGGCGGAAGACCTGGTGGTTCCGCTCATGGACTTCCCGATCCGCATCGATCGTGATGCGTTGACGCTGGGTTACGCGGGGGTGTACGGCAGTTTCCTGCTGTTTGCCAAGCGGGCCGAGGCTAAATATGGCGTGCCGGCGCGGGAACTGTTGCTCGAGTTGGGGCGACGGGGGATGGTCGGCGGTCAGGAGGACATGATCGAGGATACGGCTATTACTCTCTCTCGGCAACGAGCCGAGAAGGTGAAGATCGCGGCCTGA